Proteins encoded in a region of the Desulfobacterales bacterium genome:
- a CDS encoding sulfotransferase domain-containing protein, translating to MNYANKLIIKKRRKINPPESIVGSSDFVFEEGPKLDFEDLWLKEISYISPYCIDDKNKRMLFAYVDKDKDLRKLHPFYYEAQRKYAKFFVGVPYDILYNLSDSLPDLDKKCIMLYSTGRCGSTFLCNLMGSINNIQSLSEPDAYSQMTLIRANSKINRDDELIQLIKAYTKMIYHHSLSKNPEKPVVVIKLRALSLFMGELINKALPSISSIFLYRNAIDVVNSFYGAFFDNPIMKTIKYLNIENIVLKILRFTYSSYVKTIPLLKNEKYSDFNSFDAFKGLGFIWLSLMEYALYLHEQYPDFLDSAIDYKDLREKPLDALKELLLACGIETDLNQDIDNIKKVIESNSQKGSRIASKGKRHVGNKEIEAINSILTRHDLIKSGDFLFPKTVCR from the coding sequence ATGAACTATGCCAATAAACTAATAATAAAAAAAAGACGGAAAATAAATCCTCCAGAATCTATTGTGGGGAGTAGTGATTTTGTATTTGAAGAAGGGCCTAAATTAGACTTTGAAGATTTGTGGCTTAAAGAAATTTCATATATTAGCCCTTACTGTATTGATGATAAAAATAAAAGAATGCTTTTTGCCTATGTTGACAAGGATAAAGATTTAAGAAAATTACACCCTTTTTATTATGAAGCCCAAAGAAAGTACGCAAAATTTTTTGTGGGAGTGCCCTATGATATTTTATATAATTTATCCGATTCTTTGCCTGATTTAGATAAGAAATGCATTATGCTTTACAGCACAGGAAGATGCGGCTCAACATTTCTGTGTAATCTCATGGGAAGCATTAATAATATCCAATCGTTGTCTGAACCTGATGCATATAGCCAAATGACACTTATTCGAGCAAATTCAAAAATTAATAGAGATGATGAGCTTATTCAATTAATAAAAGCTTATACAAAAATGATATATCATCATTCTTTATCTAAAAATCCCGAAAAGCCTGTTGTTGTAATAAAATTAAGGGCGCTATCACTTTTTATGGGAGAATTAATAAATAAAGCCCTTCCATCTATTAGCTCTATATTTCTTTATAGGAACGCCATTGATGTAGTTAATTCTTTTTATGGTGCATTCTTTGATAATCCCATTATGAAAACAATAAAATATCTGAATATTGAAAATATTGTATTAAAAATTTTAAGATTTACATATTCATCATATGTGAAAACTATTCCTCTTTTAAAGAATGAAAAATATAGCGATTTTAATTCTTTTGATGCTTTCAAAGGTTTAGGATTTATATGGCTGTCTCTTATGGAATACGCATTATATCTCCATGAACAATATCCTGATTTTCTTGATTCAGCAATAGATTATAAAGATCTTAGAGAAAAGCCATTAGATGCTTTAAAAGAGCTGTTGCTTGCCTGCGGCATTGAAACAGATTTAAATCAAGACATTGATAATATTAAAAAAGTTATTGAATCTAATTCTCAAAAAGGATCAAGAATTGCCAGTAAAGGGAAAAGGCACGTAGGCAATAAAGAAATTGAAGCTATTAATTCTATACTTACTAGACATGATTTAATTAAGTCAGGCGATTTTTTGTTCCCTAAAACAGTTTGTCGTTAA